One genomic region from Arthrobacter sp. YN encodes:
- a CDS encoding IclR family transcriptional regulator, producing the protein MVRMNPRSDVHPPKEAAIPAPPSQTLSRGIRALEILAAADSPLSIAELTEALGVHRSVAYRILRTLEDHSLLVRDDSGRVQPGPGLAVLASGVSRNLQTAALPELTQLANTFHMTAFVAVWDHQECVTLVTVEPRHSGAALAQHPGSRHPVSTGAPGIAIQSTMTEERWQQVGSGNPYRPEAYEARRLGYATSHDEVIAGLSSIAAPIQVPGGRPAAIAVVYIRSDQDADAVGKALAASAARIESQLA; encoded by the coding sequence AAACCCTGTCCCGGGGAATCCGCGCCCTGGAGATCCTCGCTGCGGCAGACAGTCCGCTCAGCATTGCCGAACTCACCGAAGCATTGGGCGTTCACCGCTCCGTGGCCTACCGAATCCTCCGGACGCTGGAAGACCATTCCCTGCTGGTGCGCGACGACTCAGGACGGGTGCAGCCCGGACCCGGATTGGCCGTCCTGGCCAGCGGCGTCTCACGGAACCTCCAAACCGCGGCACTGCCCGAACTGACCCAACTCGCCAACACCTTTCATATGACAGCCTTCGTCGCCGTATGGGACCACCAGGAATGCGTCACCCTGGTCACGGTCGAACCACGACACTCAGGTGCTGCGCTCGCCCAACACCCCGGAAGCCGCCACCCGGTCAGTACAGGAGCTCCCGGAATAGCCATCCAATCCACCATGACCGAGGAACGCTGGCAGCAGGTGGGCTCAGGCAACCCCTACCGCCCCGAAGCATATGAGGCGCGCCGCCTCGGCTACGCCACCAGCCACGACGAGGTCATCGCCGGCCTGTCCTCCATCGCCGCCCCCATCCAGGTTCCGGGAGGACGCCCCGCCGCGATCGCCGTCGTCTACATCAGATCGGATCAGGACGCCGACGCCGTCGGCAAAGCGCTCGCAGCGAGTGCCGCCCGGATCGAAAGCCAATTGGCCTGA
- a CDS encoding APC family permease, translating to MSVDNPVKGRAAGAVGTTRRLGVPAVTFMIIAASAPLTVLAGGVTTTFAVTGVTGVPLSFLILGGILALFAVGYAAMSRYVTNAGAFYAYIAQGISRPAGVGASLIALMAYNLMQVGIYGLFGFTVSSLLSARLGISVPWWIPVLVCIAIVGWLGVNRVDLSAKVLGVLVALEFLVVIVYDVLSLAVAPEGISAATFSPESLFVPGVGAVLSFGIAAFMGFESAAIYGEESKDPKRTVARATFAAVGIIAVFYAVSAWAMTVGAGPSAVIESAAASGPDMMFAFLGANGGILLSDIAQVLFVTSLFAALVSFHNAVARYFFSLGRERVLPSALAKVRTQSGAPLAGSLAQTVIAVVVTIAFAIAGAGSELGELYPVLTMFTWLTNSGAMGLVLLMTVVSVAVIGFFRRRQHGASLWVRMIAPGLGFVLLAIVLVLIMTNFNVLLGQTESTAATFVLPMLVLLPGVVGVIWGLRLRRSQPALYARIGHGAED from the coding sequence ATGAGCGTGGACAACCCCGTCAAGGGCAGGGCCGCCGGAGCCGTAGGCACCACAAGGCGGCTCGGCGTACCAGCAGTAACCTTCATGATCATCGCGGCCTCGGCGCCGCTGACCGTGCTCGCAGGCGGTGTCACCACCACATTCGCGGTCACCGGTGTCACCGGTGTGCCGCTGTCCTTCCTGATTCTGGGTGGAATTTTGGCGCTTTTCGCCGTGGGGTATGCCGCCATGAGCCGGTACGTCACCAACGCAGGGGCGTTCTACGCCTACATTGCGCAAGGCATCTCAAGGCCAGCCGGCGTGGGAGCATCACTGATCGCCCTCATGGCCTACAACCTCATGCAGGTGGGCATCTACGGCTTGTTCGGTTTCACCGTATCCTCGCTCCTGTCCGCACGGCTTGGCATCAGCGTTCCATGGTGGATCCCCGTCCTGGTCTGCATCGCCATTGTTGGATGGCTGGGAGTCAACCGGGTAGACCTGTCCGCCAAGGTGCTGGGCGTGCTGGTGGCCTTGGAGTTCCTGGTGGTCATTGTGTATGACGTCCTCAGCCTGGCTGTGGCCCCCGAAGGCATCAGCGCAGCAACCTTCAGTCCCGAAAGCCTGTTCGTTCCCGGTGTCGGAGCAGTTCTGTCCTTCGGCATCGCAGCCTTCATGGGCTTCGAGTCCGCGGCCATTTACGGTGAGGAATCCAAGGACCCCAAGCGAACCGTTGCCAGGGCGACGTTCGCAGCCGTGGGAATCATCGCGGTGTTCTATGCCGTATCAGCCTGGGCCATGACCGTGGGCGCAGGCCCCTCTGCGGTGATCGAATCAGCGGCGGCCAGCGGGCCGGACATGATGTTCGCGTTCCTTGGTGCCAACGGAGGCATACTGCTCAGCGACATCGCCCAGGTCCTCTTCGTGACCAGCCTCTTCGCAGCACTCGTCAGCTTCCACAACGCAGTAGCCCGCTATTTCTTCTCCCTCGGCCGCGAGCGTGTCCTGCCGTCGGCGCTGGCCAAGGTGCGGACACAAAGCGGGGCGCCCTTGGCCGGTTCGCTGGCGCAGACGGTGATTGCCGTCGTCGTCACCATCGCTTTCGCCATTGCCGGCGCCGGGTCCGAACTGGGCGAGCTGTACCCCGTCTTGACCATGTTCACCTGGCTCACCAACAGCGGCGCCATGGGCCTCGTTCTGCTGATGACCGTAGTGTCGGTGGCTGTGATCGGCTTCTTCCGCCGGCGGCAGCACGGGGCAAGCCTGTGGGTCAGGATGATCGCTCCTGGCCTGGGGTTCGTGCTTCTGGCCATCGTCTTGGTGCTCATCATGACTAACTTCAACGTCTTGCTGGGACAGACCGAGTCCACGGCCGCTACGTTTGTCCTGCCGATGCTGGTGCTGCTGCCCGGAGTTGTTGGTGTCATCTGGGGCTTGCGTCTGCGGCGCTCGCAGCCGGCACTGTACGCCCGGATTGGCCACGGCGCCGAGGACTGA
- a CDS encoding helix-turn-helix domain-containing protein, with protein sequence MTVAADTGPTTVQTIVAESFQEWSRAISSSFVPLLATGPRNSTFHGTMRARVLGQISVVEITAGPHTVQRTPELIAKSTGRFFKLSIQLAGSGRLVQDERQAVLHPGDLSIYDTSRPYELTFDDDFRTLVLMFPHVLLDLPAEAMGHVTALRIPGDEGLGQLISPFLVRLADNLEALSGTNGLRLVHNALDLVTTLFNGELDQLIETGRDPHLLLLGRIHDYIEANLGDPELSPGTIAAAHYISTRHLHDLFQEIGTTVASSIRQRRLERCRRDLRDPVLNDRPVTAIAARWGFTDAAHFSRIFRAAFGNSPTGYRNEAV encoded by the coding sequence ATGACCGTCGCGGCTGATACGGGCCCCACCACTGTGCAGACCATTGTGGCGGAGTCATTCCAGGAGTGGAGCCGGGCCATCTCCAGTTCCTTCGTGCCGCTGCTGGCTACAGGGCCCCGCAACTCAACTTTCCACGGAACCATGCGTGCACGCGTGTTGGGGCAGATCTCCGTGGTGGAGATTACCGCCGGACCCCATACCGTTCAGCGCACTCCGGAGCTGATTGCCAAGTCAACGGGCCGCTTCTTCAAACTCAGTATCCAGCTCGCTGGATCGGGCCGCCTGGTCCAGGACGAACGTCAGGCCGTGCTTCACCCCGGCGATCTCTCCATTTACGACACCTCCCGCCCTTACGAGCTGACGTTCGACGACGACTTCCGCACCTTGGTGCTGATGTTCCCGCACGTTTTGCTGGACCTGCCGGCCGAGGCCATGGGCCACGTCACTGCCTTGCGCATTCCGGGCGATGAGGGCCTGGGCCAACTCATCAGCCCCTTTCTGGTGCGACTGGCCGATAACCTTGAAGCCCTGTCGGGCACCAACGGTCTCCGGCTGGTACACAACGCACTGGACCTGGTGACCACGCTCTTCAATGGCGAGCTGGATCAGCTGATCGAGACCGGACGGGATCCGCATCTGCTGCTGCTGGGGCGTATCCACGACTACATCGAGGCAAACCTCGGTGATCCCGAACTCTCACCCGGAACCATTGCCGCTGCCCACTACATCTCGACGCGGCATCTGCACGATCTCTTCCAGGAAATCGGCACCACCGTGGCCTCTTCCATCCGGCAGCGGAGGCTCGAACGGTGCCGACGGGACCTGAGGGATCCTGTGCTGAACGATCGCCCCGTCACGGCGATCGCAGCACGGTGGGGGTTCACCGATGCCGCCCATTTCAGCCGCATCTTCCGGGCAGCCTTCGGGAACTCCCCCACCGGCTACCGCAACGAGGCCGTGTAG
- a CDS encoding MFS transporter: MEKSSVASQPLSSAPSRPSRLPGRFARLPELAGPGFLPLGLFARLPLAMLTVGTLTLVTAVSQSYAIGGMAAGAVGIGSALGAPVLGSLADRAGQRIVLLVAAVINALAVTGLLAAAYLTPAYGSASDAVGVLIVAFLAGASCPQVGPMARVRWMALTTRTLSPSAANGSRSVAANRADLDTALSYEGTADEVTFVLGPALVGVLASMVAPWLPLALAAVMTITLVPAFAVHPSQHAVVPAPRKPASGVVLSEESAQAGLQRRNRWSGAVVAVPVLAMVCMGTFFGATQNALSAFSAQYATAEIAGILYAVMGLSSAVAALSVAFWPQRFSLASRWVAAALAMSALSLLLLLPGGIWPMVFVLLILGIPVGPVMVTVFSIGGVVAPAGRMATVMTALASGIVAGTALGAYLAGQLAETQGPGAAFVVSMAAAAGLLLLGVVTSLVMKRRPQA; the protein is encoded by the coding sequence ATGGAAAAATCTTCTGTGGCTTCCCAGCCCCTGTCTTCTGCACCCTCACGCCCCTCCCGCCTGCCCGGCCGTTTTGCACGGCTCCCGGAACTTGCTGGACCAGGTTTCCTGCCCTTGGGCCTCTTCGCCCGGCTTCCTCTGGCCATGCTCACCGTCGGAACACTGACCCTCGTCACGGCTGTCAGCCAGTCCTACGCCATCGGCGGCATGGCTGCCGGAGCCGTCGGCATTGGTTCGGCCCTGGGTGCCCCTGTCCTCGGCTCCCTGGCCGACCGCGCAGGGCAGCGGATCGTGCTCCTGGTCGCCGCTGTCATCAACGCATTGGCAGTGACGGGACTGCTTGCGGCAGCCTACCTCACGCCGGCCTATGGTTCGGCAAGCGACGCTGTTGGCGTCCTCATCGTGGCTTTCCTTGCCGGCGCCAGTTGCCCGCAAGTTGGCCCGATGGCCAGGGTTCGTTGGATGGCTTTGACTACCCGCACCCTTTCCCCCTCGGCTGCCAACGGCAGCAGGAGCGTGGCAGCAAACCGTGCCGACCTTGATACCGCGCTGTCCTACGAGGGCACCGCGGACGAGGTCACCTTCGTCCTTGGCCCGGCGCTGGTGGGTGTCCTGGCCAGCATGGTGGCCCCGTGGTTGCCGCTCGCCCTGGCTGCGGTCATGACCATCACGTTGGTGCCGGCTTTCGCCGTCCACCCCAGCCAGCATGCCGTGGTTCCGGCACCTCGCAAGCCGGCATCCGGCGTCGTGCTTTCCGAGGAGTCCGCGCAGGCTGGTCTGCAGCGCCGCAATCGTTGGTCCGGCGCCGTCGTCGCCGTGCCTGTACTGGCAATGGTCTGCATGGGCACCTTCTTTGGGGCGACGCAGAATGCCTTGAGTGCTTTCTCTGCCCAGTACGCCACCGCCGAAATCGCGGGGATCCTCTACGCGGTGATGGGCTTGAGCTCTGCGGTGGCTGCGTTGTCGGTCGCGTTCTGGCCGCAACGGTTCAGCCTGGCCTCCCGCTGGGTTGCGGCTGCGCTGGCGATGTCGGCCTTGTCGCTTTTGCTGCTCTTGCCCGGCGGTATTTGGCCGATGGTCTTTGTCTTGCTGATTTTGGGTATTCCGGTGGGTCCTGTCATGGTCACCGTCTTCAGCATCGGCGGCGTCGTGGCTCCGGCCGGCCGCATGGCGACGGTCATGACAGCGCTCGCCAGCGGAATCGTCGCGGGCACGGCGCTGGGCGCGTACCTGGCCGGGCAACTGGCCGAGACGCAGGGGCCGGGTGCAGCCTTCGTGGTTTCCATGGCCGCCGCGGCTGGCCTGTTGCTGCTGGGCGTCGTGACGTCCCTGGTGATGAAGCGCCGGCCCCAGGCGTAG